In Solanum pennellii chromosome 3, SPENNV200, a single window of DNA contains:
- the LOC107013013 gene encoding pectin acetylesterase 11-like → MMMANTYLQVLCLSICSLAIINTVSSANENYLPEAYHVSKTIVKNAVSKGAVCLDGSPPAYHFEPGFGDGAETWLVQLSGGEWCRDVEACLDRSKSDLGSSNVMGSWWFTGMFSKNQSGNPEFYNWNKVFIRYCDGGGFTGDVEYVDPATKLHFRGARIFKAVLDELLEKGLKTAKSALLSGSSAGGFPAMLYCDYFRTLLPNTPRVKCMNDAGYFINPKEPFLTNFTELYTSLVTLHGSAKALPKECTSKMSPELCFFPENMQQYVKTPLFIASSAYDKYQINSSIANGINTCIGYSNCTAATNQTFLEFRSRFLNALPKPTNPKLKGVFIDSFNHHSQVQYWWSPLNITTINNLTLSKALADWFYDRNYTYVIHEHELPIPALGVVKEKEHKAKEEQAPSAKSLT, encoded by the exons ATGATGATGGCCAACACATACCTTCAAGTTTTATGCTTATCTATTTGTTCATTGGCTATTATCAATACTGTGTCATCTGCAAACGAAAATTACTTACCTGAGGCATATCATGTCTCAAAAACAATCGTTAAAAATGCTGTGTCAAAAGGAGCAG TGTGCTTGGATGGATCACCTCCAGCTTATCATTTTGAACCAGGATTTGGAGATGGAGCCGAAACCTGGCTGGTTCAACTTTCG GGGGGAGAATGGTGCAGAGACGTTGAAGCTTGTCTAGACCGTTCCAAATCTGATCTTGGTTCTTCCAATGTTATGGGTTCATGGTGGTTTACAGGAATGTTTAGCAAAAATCAAAGTGGAAATCCAG AATTCTATAATTGGAACAAAGTATTTATTAGATACTGTGATGGTGGAGGCTTCACCGGTGATGTCGAATACGTCGATCCC GCTACCAAACTTCATTTCAGAGGTGCAAGAATATTTAAGGCAGTGCTGGATGAACTTTTAGAAAAAGGATTAAAAACGGCCAAAAGT GCTCTTCTTAGTGGAAGTTCTGCAGGAGGATTTCCAGCAAtgttatattgtgattatttccGTACATTATTGCCAAATACTCCTAGAGTCAAATGTATGAATGATGCTGGTTATTTTATCAACCC CAAGGAGCCTTTTCTTACAAATTTTACAGAACTTTATACATCACTTGTTACTTTACAT GGATCTGCCAAAGCGTTACCTAAAGAATGCACTTCAAAGATGAGTCCAGAATtg TGCTTCTTCCCAGAGAACATGCAACAATATGTCAAGACACCCCTTTTCATTGCCTCTTCAGCATATGATAAATATCAG ATAAACAGTAGTATAGCTAATGGGATAAATACTTGCATTGGTTATTCAAATTGCACAGCAGCTACGAACCAAACCTTCTTAG aGTTTAGATCGCGATTCTTGAATGCTTTGCCCAAACCAACTAATCCAAAATTAAAAGGAGTTTTCATTGATTCATTCAATCATCATAGCCAAGTCCAATATTGGTGGTCTCCTTTAAATATCACCACAATTAACAACTTG ACTTTATCAAAGGCATTAGCTGATTGGTTCTACGATCGGAACTACACGTATGTGATACATGAACATGAATTGCCGATTCCTGCTCTAGGAGTAGTTAAAGAAAAGGAACATAAAGCCAAAGAAGAACAAGCGCCATCTGCCAAATCATTAacctaa